The Couchioplanes caeruleus sequence GGACGTCGAGCAGCCGGACGATCTGCTCGACGAGTGCGGCACGGGTCGGCACTCGGCAATCGTTCATCTACTTGACATCCTCTGTCAAGGAGCATGGCCGGGGCTCAGCCTCGCCACCATCCTGCGAGGAAGACTCTCCTCTAGGGTCGAGCGGTGGACGAACCCGCCCCGCGCCCCCTGACCGAGCCGCACCCGTCCCGGCTCGCTCCCGGCCATCCCCGGCGGACGGAGATCCTCGCCGCGCACGCCGCGGCGCTCGAAGCCGGCCAGGCGGGCTACCCGGACCCGCAGACCGGTCTCTTCGTGCTCACCGCCGGCTTTCTCGCCAAGCGCGGCACGTGCTGTGGGCGGGGCTGCCGTCACTGTCCGTACGTGGATGGTGTCTGACCCGATCTTTCGCCGACTCCCGGAGACCAGTACGGTGTGCCCGAAATATTCGGGAGGACCAGGTGCGCAAGCGTCTCAT is a genomic window containing:
- a CDS encoding DUF5522 domain-containing protein produces the protein MDEPAPRPLTEPHPSRLAPGHPRRTEILAAHAAALEAGQAGYPDPQTGLFVLTAGFLAKRGTCCGRGCRHCPYVDGV